TATAATTATATATTCCAGAGATCTATCAATTGACTTGCTTGCAGTATAAAAATAGTGGAAGGTCATAAAGACAAAGAAACTGAAAAAGGTTCACTAGTTATCATTCAGCAGAGGTTTCCTCGTTTTGTTGATCGCTACCCAGTTCGTAGGTCCCAAATCCCAGTTTCATAATTGACTGATGCTGGTGTGCCTCTGGCCGGGGAAACAACAGCTTGAGCCGGAAAGCATCAACTCCGTTCAAATAATACCGGAAAAGCCTCTTTGCCCTGATGAAACCAAGACGGCCATATAGAGCCAGTGCTCCTTTATTTGTAACTTCTGCTTCCAAGGTCACCTTCAAAAGATTGCGAGCAAGTATGAGCCACAAATGCAATGCCACATCCATTCATGTAAAATACTAGGTTATCAATCAGGGGAAAAAAATGTGTTTCTGGGAACCATCAAAATAAATCAACCACTAcgcccaaaaaaatttttttttaggtttttaGGAagaggagggggggggggtggggaaGAAAAAATTTACAAAAGATGTAAAAGCCCTAGGCTCTAATTAGAAACATACAACAATGATTAAGCCATTAGGAGTTTCCTCTAAAACTAAATACTTCCTGTGAAATGGAAGTTCTTCACCCCTTACCCTAGCCCagccaaaagaaaaacagaCATAAAGGAACACTAGAATCACTCTGTCCAGTACTCTCAAAAATTTCtagccccaaaaaaaaaaaaaaaaaaaaaaaaaaacctctctTCCACTTTTCACCCAAAATGCTAATGGTCATTTTCTGCCAAAATCAACAACCAAAATGCAAACAGATATTTCATTGATATCAGATCAGCTGCTAATCTAAACGGGTGCATGACATCTGTTCAAGATATATCCAATGCTTGACTTGTCCTAAACCAAGTCAACAAAGCAAAGAAACCTCCTAGTCAACAAAGAAAAGGAACCTGTCAAAGATGCTTTGCATATCCAATAGTGTTGACAACCATGTCTAGATGACCAATTAGTCCgtttaaaaacagaaaaaggaaaattatatCAGGAAACCAATGACagttctccctctctctctctctctctctatttggGATAAGCTCAACAATTGAATAAATAAGACAACTTCCTCGTGCCATCCAAAGCTAGTAGTTGCCAAAAGCTATCAGAACTACTGGTGtaatgtgtgtgtgtatatatatgtgtgtacgTGAGGGAAAGCATGCAGTAACGAAAGAAGGGTATATTAATCAAAGACAGAGTCGAGTATGGTTATGATTCTTTAATTGCAGTATAAAAGGTTACCATGAGCCCCAACTATTCTAGCCTCAGTCAAATACTAGAGGTTTGATAAGTGGCATGATTAACAAGCACCATGCAGCTAAAAATCACCCCCTTTCCCTCCCAAGACGCCAAAAGGTGGATCGCTAGATTAATACATTCCTGGTACCATAAGCTTTGTACTTGCTGGGGAGAATTTACTGAGAATCCCCAGACTGAAGCTGAAAGTTTTCCACTACTAAAGTGATCTCCCAGTTATATTCCCTAcatttcccttttgtttttattttccaaCAATACAATTTCCTTTGCGCTGCAAAGAAGAGTAGAAAGCCATAATGCATTAGCGAaggccaaaaaagaaaaagaaaaaaaaagcaaattcCAAATGCAGCAGGACCAGTGACATACCTCTTCGCACCCTGAATCCATCATTACTCTAATGGATCGAGTAACAAGCTCTGTAGCTGCAATATGAAAGTATCTTTAGTTTTGCAGGCAAGTAAAAGGTGCTGTTCCAAGTGATATTGAAGAAGCAGAATAAAAACACTGATTCACATGTGCAACCAATCACATCACTAAGCAACTTTTAAGCAGATAATAGTGATGTGCCATACTATTTCTATCGTTGACTATAAATGGTCAGGAGTAGGGAGTTGAGATATGCTTGTGACAGCTCAATGAAATGTAAGGTGCAACTAAATCAAGTTCAGTTCATCCCAGATTTAGGGACCTGCAAAGGGGGTTTGGCGGGAAGGGAATGGTAAGGAGAGTAAGTAAAACTGAAAGCTGGAAAAGTTGGGGTTCATGAAGTTGTACGTGTTCATGATTAGCAGCTCTGAACTCTTAAGTGCTTTAGTCATTTATTAGACGAACGGCCAAACTGCTGACAAGCAACTTAACAAAGTAAGAGATGCAAACGGTTAAGAGAATCAACCAAAGACTCTAGATCATGCCAAATAATGCGTTTCCAGCAAGAGAGGGAAACATAGAATTGCAGGTGGTGAGCAGAGAAGATgaagtaaagaaaaagaaaaagagggggGGGGGCGCTTACCGATGCCTCTGCCCCTGTAAGGCTTAAGTACAACAAGCATAGCAATGTAGCCTCTCAAAGTATTCCGGTGctctcccattttgcacacCACAGTCCCCACACATTTACCATCATGGAAGGCCTACTAACCAATTATAAGCACCCAATTACCAGGTTTGTGCTGCCGGCTCTTTGATAATTACGGGTAACAATATCCATATTGATTAAGATAAGGAAACGGTAGAGAGATGAAGGGAAAACATTATATATttcagggaaaaaaaataaaagggagagagagaacgATACGAACTAGAAAGGAGAGTTGGGGCCAGAGATAGACGAAGTAGCGATAAGTGAAGATGGAGTAGGGTTCACTGAGTTCTTGGTCAACAAGATTCATGATAAGCGGCAGGTGATGTTCTCCGCCGTAGCTCACATATTCTATTTCCGAACCCTCCTGCAGCCCCTCCGCCTCTTCTTTTTTGTCTTCTtgatttgtatttttcttgttGGACTCCATTCAATGACCGGGTGTCC
This portion of the Coffea eugenioides isolate CCC68of chromosome 11, Ceug_1.0, whole genome shotgun sequence genome encodes:
- the LOC113754094 gene encoding N-alpha-acetyltransferase MAK3 isoform X2: MGEHRNTLRGYIAMLVVLKPYRGRGIATELVTRSIRVMMDSGCEEVTLEAEVTNKGALALYGRLGFIRAKRLFRYYLNGVDAFRLKLLFPRPEAHQHQSIMKLGFGTYELGSDQQNEETSAE
- the LOC113754094 gene encoding N-alpha-acetyltransferase MAK3 isoform X1 — its product is MESNKKNTNQEDKKEEAEGLQEGSEIEYVSYGGEHHLPLIMNLVDQELSEPYSIFTYRYFVYLWPQLSFLAFHDGKCVGTVVCKMGEHRNTLRGYIAMLVVLKPYRGRGIATELVTRSIRVMMDSGCEEVTLEAEVTNKGALALYGRLGFIRAKRLFRYYLNGVDAFRLKLLFPRPEAHQHQSIMKLGFGTYELGSDQQNEETSAE